The Candidatus Cloacimonadota bacterium DNA window CCGATTGCGGAAACGGCAATGCCGACGGCCCACCGGACGAACTGTATGTGTACAGACCTTTTGGCACCCTCACCACGACGGGATCACTGAACCTGGCCAATTTCAGTGCCGAAACCCACAGAACGGCCTTCAACAGCACCACCAACCCCAGCCCCTTCTTCTCGGACGGCAGCGGCAGCGGTGTCAATATCCAAAACATCGGCTCCGCGGGTGAGACCATCAGTTTTTACTATGGGGATCCCTATATCAATTTTGAGATCAATCCCCTCACTCAATCCTTTGAAGCGGACATCTTCCCTCCTGATGGCTATGGCAGCGCGGCCCTGCAGGGAACTGCCACCTTCCACCGGGTAAGCGAGGGCGGCAACCCAGTCTGCGACAGCTATTCCGGGGATGCCATGCTCAGCTATCCCTGCCGCGACAACACGGGTGGATATGCCTATCTGGCCAGTCCCAAAATCGTGGTTGGGCAACAGCCCAATGCCTTTTACGCGGTGAATTTCTGGATGTACCGGGATGAGGGATATCCCGCCAATGCCGATAAACTGGAGATCTACCGCAATGGCCTGCCCAATCTGAACGGTGCGCCTGTCTTGCTGGGTACGGTGCATCGTGCCGTCGGGCTCAGTCCGGTGGCCAGCAGTCCAGGCTGGCACCGTTACAGCTTTCTGATCAATCCTCCCAGCAACGGAAACTATTACATCGTGCTCAAAGCCATCAGTGCCAACGGCAACGACATTTATCTGGATGACCTTAGCTTTCAGCGCTATAGCCGGGCTGCCACCACCGCTGCCTATCCAGCCGATAATGCCAGCGATGTCTCTATCACCACCGCTCTGTCCTGGACCAATAGCGGTCCGGTCCCAAATGGTTTGAAGCTGTATTTGGGGACCAACAACCCTCCCTCAAGCATGGTTAACGGCCTGGAACTCCCAGCCGGGACATACATCTGGACCAACCCCGATATCCTGCTTGTGGATACCCGCTACTACTGGCAGGTGGTGCCCAACGACGAATATGGCGAGGCCTATCAGCCCCCCGTCCGGAGTTTCATGACCGTGGATTCAGCCCCCCTCACCGGAATCTCCTATTACGAAGGCTTTGAGGTGGACGACGAATATTCGCTGCCCGAGGGCTGGAAATCCATCAATGCCAACAACGACTCCGAGGATTGGAAATGTGTGTATGGGGTGCCCCAGGCAGGGGATAAACAACTGGTGTGCCAGGTGGATGACAACACCCAGGGAGACGACTGGGCTGTGAGCCGGGGAATGACCCTGCATGGCGGAACGCAGTACAAGCTCTCCTTTTATTACCGGCGCTACGGTCAATATGGAGACGCCAAACTGGGGCTTTACTACTCCACTTCCAAAGATCCCAACCACCCCAAAGAAACCGTCATGATCGATGAGGAGATAGATTTATCAAGTTATGTCTATTATGAACAGATCATCACTCCCGCCGCGAGTGGCGTGTATTACTTTTTGTTCCACAACTTCGGCGGGCCGTATTTCACATATCACACCGGGGTTGGCATCGACGAGTTTCTGCTCCGAGGCATCAGCACGGCCGGGCTCAGCAATCCCCAACCCGCCGTCAACAGCGTGGGAGTTCCCTTGAACGTCACCTTCAGTTGGGAGGTGCAAAGCGGCTCTCCCACAGGATACTACCTGTCACTGGGGACGGATAATCCCCCCTCGAATGTGTATTACAGATTGGATCTGGGCAACACCCTGAGCTGGACGCCTCCCCAGAATCTGGAAAACGACGAGCAGTATTACTGGTCCGTGATTCCTTACGACAACTATGGGGAAGTAATCGATCCCCCGGTCTGGACTTTCTTTTCCGAGCTTGATAATGTGATCGAGGGACTGCCCTATACCGAAAACTTCGATTCCTCTTCGGCCGGCCTGATGCCCCAAAACTGGGTCCAGTTCGATCAGGACGCGGATGGCAAGGCCTGGAAGGTGATAGCGAACAGCTCTCCCTTCAGCGCGCCCAATGTGCTGAGAGTGGAGAGAAGCACGGTTTCGGGAGTGGCTAACGACGACTGGGCCATCAGCCCTCCCGTCAGGCTCTATGCCGGCTTCGATTATGAGCTGTCATTCCGGCTCAGGAGCAACTTGGGCTTGTATCCAGGAAGCTTGAAAATAGCACTTGGAATGACTCCCTTACCGGATTTGATGACCAATTTCATCTATGACAACGACAACGTGAACAATACCATCTGGAGCCTCGACTCCTGCGTAATCAGTCCCTCCGTTACTGGCAACTATTACATCGGATTCAACTGCTATTCCGGGAGTTTCAGCAACACCGGCGTCTATTTATACCTGGACGATATCCAGTTGCTCACCACCACTCCGGCCCAACCAGTTCACTCACCCAGCCCTGCCGACAATGCCAGCGGGATCACCGTCAACAATGGCATGCTGAGCTGGGAAAACACCGGAGATGTATGGGGTTACAGGATCAACATCGGCACGGACAATCCTCCCACCAACCTGGTCAGCAACCTGGATATTGGCAACAATAAATTCTATGAGCATCAGGCTTTGTGGCCCTATGAGGACACCGTCTATTGGCAGGTGATCCCCTATAACTCGCTGGGTGATAGTGAAAACAACCCGGTGTACAGCTTCACTACCATGCCGGAAGCCTTGATCGACAGCTTCCCTTACTATCAGGATTGTGAAGCCCTGGTCACGCCCAATCTTCCGCTGGGTTATTTCCAGCAAAATGACAACCAGGATGGCGTGACCTGGATCTCCCGAACCACGCTGGGCTCGTTTTCAAGCCGGGCTTTGAGCCTCAACAGCTCGGAGCTTATTGCGGATGACTGGCTGTTTTTGCCGGGTGTGTATGTTCAGAGCGGCAGCTACTACGTCATCAATTTCAGATACCGCAACGACCGCAACCGCAGCTCGGCCAAGCTTGAGCTATACCGTGGCAACCAGCCCCAGCCTTCCGCCATGACTCAGCAGTTGTTTTACAATGATGCCATGGTTTACACCAACGTCTGGAATCAGGCCCAGGTGGTTTTCCGCTCCTCTCAGACCGGCATAATCTATTTTGGCTTTCACGGCTTCACCAGTGCCGAAGCGGGCAGGATCAATATAGACAATCTGGAAATCCTGCGTTTGCCAACCCCGGTTTCCGATCCCCAGCCGGCCAACCCCGGCTCGGGAGTTTCGCTCCAGCCTGTCTTTGCCTGGGCTCACGCCGAGGGCGATCCGCTGGGCTATCGTTTCTATCTGGGTAGCGACAATCCTCCCACCGACATCTACAATGGAATTGAGCTGGGCCTTACCAACGAGTTGTATTATCTGGAAAACCTGTCCTACAACACTGCTTACTACTGGAAAGTAGTGCCCTACAACTCTCTGGGTGACGCTCCGGAATGCCCCACCTTCTATTTCACGACCATGGATCAAAACACCATCATGGAATTTCCCTATGTGCAAAATTTTGATTCATTTACCGCTCCTCAACTGCCCTATGACTGGCTTACCATCAACGCCAACGCGGATTTTGGCCAATGGTCAAACTCCAGCCTCTCATCCCGCTCCGCTCCCAACAGCGCCAGACTGGGCTCCAATTTTGTCTATAACAGCTTTGACGACTGGATGTTCAGCCCCGCCATCAGCCTCAGCAAAGGCCTGCAGTACAGGCTGAATTTCTATGTGAGACAAGCTGGCTATCGCAAGACCGATGACCTCCTGGTCTTCCTTGGCAGTGAACGCAATGCCGCGGACATGAACACCCAGATCCTGCAAACCACCGTATCTTCAACCCAGGACGCGAATTTCACCCTGCGTCAGGTGCTGTTCAGCACCACCCAGTCCGGGGCCTATTACCTGGGTTTTCACGGTTTGGACAGCTCTCCCGGGACCATTTTTCTGGACGATGTGAGCGTGCAGCAGATTTCGTCATCTCTGAAACCACCCCGGAACCTGGCCGCTGAGGCCGGCTCCCAAAGCATCAGCCTTTCCTGGCTGGATCCCATATCCGGCACGCCCCACCAGTTCAAGCTCTTCCGCAATGGGCTGCTGCTCGCCACGATTCCCTTTGGCGTGAATAGCTTTGTGGACGATGATCTGGTCTATGCTCAGGATTATCTGTATTTTATCACGGCAGAATATCTGAGCCCGGAAGGGGAATCCGTGGAATCAAACCACGTCTATGCCTCGCTTTTTCCCGCGGCCCCGCTTTCGCCTCAGGGCATCAGCCTGCAGGTCTCGGAATCCAGCCTTATCATCTCCTGGCAGCCGGTGCTGGAAGATGTAAACGGCAATCCTGTCACCATAAGCGCTTATCAGATCTATGCCTCCGAGACTCCTGATTTCACTCCCGGAGCCGGCAATCTGCTGGGCAGCACAAGTATTTGCAGCTACACCCATAACAGCACCCAAGCCCGGATGTTCTTCAAGATTGTCGCCGTGAAGGATCCCTTATAGGGGGGGCTAAGCGCCTGATTCGGAACAGCTTGATGAAATCCCTGTAGCATGGGTGGCAGTTGCCAGATATTTGACTATGTGGCATTAGAATTGCTGCACTTATTCCTCAGAGAGGTGATCTTATGAGCTACAAAAAATTGTCTCTAAAGGCTGCTATCATCTTGATGGCCGCTATCATGCTGCCCTGGCAGACACTGGAGGCCAGAGAGCAGATGCGCATCAGCCGGGTGGGGATCAGCCAGGCTATTCCCTACAGCTATGACGTGGTGGGTATGGTGGGAGATTCCCTGGCCCTCTTCGATTTTGAGGTCACCAACTCCAGCGTGACCATCAAGCGGGGTTTCGTGACTCCCGATGCCGTCGTGACGCCGCTGCAGACCATCCATACATTTACAGCCCCTCCGGATTGGGAGACCATCAACGGCTATCCCCTCTACCGCACATTCAAAGATGGCAAGCTCTACAGCGCTTTTATTGCCGGAGACCACAGCCTGGTCTTGATCACCGGGGAGCAGGGGACCAGCCAGCACGTCTTCAACCACCCAGGCATCAATATGGACTTTCAGCCGGCTTATCTGATCGTGAACGACCTCTTTGGCTGGTGCGCCCATTTCAACTATCCTGGGGGAGGCCCGGTCAAAATCTACCGGATTGATCTCACTACGGACACCCTCCAGCTCTTCCACGAACACCCGACAACCCATTACAGCGGTTACAGCTTTTACGAACTGGCGGATGGCTATTTCCTGATGACCACCTACGGCTTCAATGACCTTCCGGACCTCCTGGTGCAGGGCAGCCAGATCGTCCACAGCTATCCCGATGGCTGGTGGCCTTATATGGATTTCTATCTGATGTCCTCCACCGCGCCGGTCACAGACCAACTCAGCTATATCGGCATTTCAGACGGGCTGGACCGCAACCAGAGCTGGTTTATGCTGGCCTGGGTGGAGGATAACGACCTGATCACCGCCGGCATCCCCAATTCCAACCCCAATCCCTACAGCTATGGATACATCGGCAGCTTTGTGCCCTATTCGTCCCTCAGTTTCAGCAGCGTGTATGGTATTGGGACCTCCTACCCGCCCGATCAAAGGGAACTCAACACCTTCAAAAACTGGCAGCTAAACAGTGGCATCCTGGAAGACATCGGCGGTTTTCCGAATCTGAGCGCCTACCCCGGGGCCCAGAGTCTGTTTCGTCTCGATGATCGCTTCGCGGTGGCCATCAGCCAGGTGGATCAAGGCCCCCACAGCTTTTGCCTCATAGATTACATTGATCAGACCGTGCGTGCCTACAGCTATCAGGTGTGCTACTTTGGCTATACTCTGCACTCGGACGACCACTTTTACCTGATCGGCTACGATGGCCGCGTCCACTGCTTCGCCCTCGAAATGGGCTCTCCCAATTCCGATGAGCAGATTCCTCCGGCCAACCTGGAACTGAGCGCTTATCCCAATCCCTTCCGGGGATCATGCTCCATTGAGATCAATTGTGCCAAAGCCGGCCCTGCCAAGCTGAGCGTCTATAACCTCAGAGGTCAGCTTGTGCAAACCCTGCATCAGGAGTTGCTGACATCAGGTTCTCACTCCATTCAGTGGGATGCATCTGCACACCCCTCCGGAGTATATTTTCTGAGGCTGGAACAGGGTAAGGAGATCATCACCAGGAAGGTGTTACGGCTAAATTGAAAGACCCTTGCCACTATTAGTAGGCAGGATTGGCAGAGAGCACCCAGTTTTTTTGAAACACTACATGGAGTAAGTATGCAAATCAGATTGGACAAGCGGATGGAACTCATTTTTGCCGTTCTGCAACTTTCGGATTACTATAATCCTGGCTTGTACGTTTGCTCAGATGACCCACAGGCAAAGCTGGTCAGGGAGATTTTGGGCGATCATTCTCATCTGCCTGCTGTAACCAAATTGTCTACTGTATGGGAAGAAGAAATTAACTGGGATATCTTCTCAATTTTCGCTCTGTCATTAGCGGGGGATTATACCCTCGACCCTGTGACTGATACATCATATCTGCAACAATTCATCAAAGGCACAAACTCAATTCAGCGTTATGCCGCATGGCTCCGGGATTTTGCCGGGCAAAGTAACTTCGATCGATACTATAGCCTACTGGAAGAACAATATGCCCCGTATCTCCGAAAACTGAACATCCTGTTGGACAGCAGACCAGTCCAAGCGATTCTCGAAGATTATCTTGGTATCACATTCCCCCGGACGGAGCTTATCCTGTCCACTCTGATGAATACATTTATGTCCATCACACACCCCGGAAGGGAAGCGGAAACAGTGTATTG harbors:
- a CDS encoding choice-of-anchor J domain-containing protein → MRAMKRLSALTLIIWTTCVGLWAAWFTDVPTTLSQADGSILNCFASGDEFHNWLHDKDGYTIILHPQTGYYVYAQKSGGGLVAGTAVPGRDDPTAHGLVPRLNISRAEYEAKRDLWQSRDQDRDTPTTGTLNNLIIYVRFSDQDEYTFSTSAQNDMYNSSAPGVASMRNYFYEESYQSLSVVTHMLPPQSGDTIISYQHYQPRNYFATYNEVSNPDGLTDDNYAQRRYELFSSIIAYVNPMLPPGINFDADGDGYIDNVIFLFRGSHDGWGNFLWPHKSSIASLGLNLGAKVVGEYNLGLEFMSGLSTACHEFTHTLGAPDLYHYSESSTFSPVGVWDIMAGNTSPPQHTSAFIKWKYTGWISDIPTLTPNQTYTLNPLTSSTNNVFRINSPLAENEYLLVEYRRKTGTFESSLPGSGMLVWRVKTDCGNGNADGPPDELYVYRPFGTLTTTGSLNLANFSAETHRTAFNSTTNPSPFFSDGSGSGVNIQNIGSAGETISFYYGDPYINFEINPLTQSFEADIFPPDGYGSAALQGTATFHRVSEGGNPVCDSYSGDAMLSYPCRDNTGGYAYLASPKIVVGQQPNAFYAVNFWMYRDEGYPANADKLEIYRNGLPNLNGAPVLLGTVHRAVGLSPVASSPGWHRYSFLINPPSNGNYYIVLKAISANGNDIYLDDLSFQRYSRAATTAAYPADNASDVSITTALSWTNSGPVPNGLKLYLGTNNPPSSMVNGLELPAGTYIWTNPDILLVDTRYYWQVVPNDEYGEAYQPPVRSFMTVDSAPLTGISYYEGFEVDDEYSLPEGWKSINANNDSEDWKCVYGVPQAGDKQLVCQVDDNTQGDDWAVSRGMTLHGGTQYKLSFYYRRYGQYGDAKLGLYYSTSKDPNHPKETVMIDEEIDLSSYVYYEQIITPAASGVYYFLFHNFGGPYFTYHTGVGIDEFLLRGISTAGLSNPQPAVNSVGVPLNVTFSWEVQSGSPTGYYLSLGTDNPPSNVYYRLDLGNTLSWTPPQNLENDEQYYWSVIPYDNYGEVIDPPVWTFFSELDNVIEGLPYTENFDSSSAGLMPQNWVQFDQDADGKAWKVIANSSPFSAPNVLRVERSTVSGVANDDWAISPPVRLYAGFDYELSFRLRSNLGLYPGSLKIALGMTPLPDLMTNFIYDNDNVNNTIWSLDSCVISPSVTGNYYIGFNCYSGSFSNTGVYLYLDDIQLLTTTPAQPVHSPSPADNASGITVNNGMLSWENTGDVWGYRINIGTDNPPTNLVSNLDIGNNKFYEHQALWPYEDTVYWQVIPYNSLGDSENNPVYSFTTMPEALIDSFPYYQDCEALVTPNLPLGYFQQNDNQDGVTWISRTTLGSFSSRALSLNSSELIADDWLFLPGVYVQSGSYYVINFRYRNDRNRSSAKLELYRGNQPQPSAMTQQLFYNDAMVYTNVWNQAQVVFRSSQTGIIYFGFHGFTSAEAGRINIDNLEILRLPTPVSDPQPANPGSGVSLQPVFAWAHAEGDPLGYRFYLGSDNPPTDIYNGIELGLTNELYYLENLSYNTAYYWKVVPYNSLGDAPECPTFYFTTMDQNTIMEFPYVQNFDSFTAPQLPYDWLTINANADFGQWSNSSLSSRSAPNSARLGSNFVYNSFDDWMFSPAISLSKGLQYRLNFYVRQAGYRKTDDLLVFLGSERNAADMNTQILQTTVSSTQDANFTLRQVLFSTTQSGAYYLGFHGLDSSPGTIFLDDVSVQQISSSLKPPRNLAAEAGSQSISLSWLDPISGTPHQFKLFRNGLLLATIPFGVNSFVDDDLVYAQDYLYFITAEYLSPEGESVESNHVYASLFPAAPLSPQGISLQVSESSLIISWQPVLEDVNGNPVTISAYQIYASETPDFTPGAGNLLGSTSICSYTHNSTQARMFFKIVAVKDPL
- a CDS encoding T9SS type A sorting domain-containing protein; protein product: MSYKKLSLKAAIILMAAIMLPWQTLEAREQMRISRVGISQAIPYSYDVVGMVGDSLALFDFEVTNSSVTIKRGFVTPDAVVTPLQTIHTFTAPPDWETINGYPLYRTFKDGKLYSAFIAGDHSLVLITGEQGTSQHVFNHPGINMDFQPAYLIVNDLFGWCAHFNYPGGGPVKIYRIDLTTDTLQLFHEHPTTHYSGYSFYELADGYFLMTTYGFNDLPDLLVQGSQIVHSYPDGWWPYMDFYLMSSTAPVTDQLSYIGISDGLDRNQSWFMLAWVEDNDLITAGIPNSNPNPYSYGYIGSFVPYSSLSFSSVYGIGTSYPPDQRELNTFKNWQLNSGILEDIGGFPNLSAYPGAQSLFRLDDRFAVAISQVDQGPHSFCLIDYIDQTVRAYSYQVCYFGYTLHSDDHFYLIGYDGRVHCFALEMGSPNSDEQIPPANLELSAYPNPFRGSCSIEINCAKAGPAKLSVYNLRGQLVQTLHQELLTSGSHSIQWDASAHPSGVYFLRLEQGKEIITRKVLRLN
- a CDS encoding DUF4932 domain-containing protein codes for the protein MQIRLDKRMELIFAVLQLSDYYNPGLYVCSDDPQAKLVREILGDHSHLPAVTKLSTVWEEEINWDIFSIFALSLAGDYTLDPVTDTSYLQQFIKGTNSIQRYAAWLRDFAGQSNFDRYYSLLEEQYAPYLRKLNILLDSRPVQAILEDYLGITFPRTELILSTLMNTFMSITHPGREAETVYCLCSRSRLDIAERNKGLERILLSAVWHEFSHHVINPLTFGLFAEPDAISQDQVNWCCELNESIIWAINTRLLVLENIITMKDITWMLENAVKNKAPQTPVMHDLLCEYETKRHIYPSIAEYYPVLLKANPQLPGDEKSNSLQGYNTYTAHN